Proteins encoded within one genomic window of Leptospira stimsonii:
- the tgt gene encoding tRNA guanosine(34) transglycosylase Tgt, which translates to MSRLNFVLEAEAPQTSARATTFTTLHGQVQTPIFMPVGTQATVRAQTVDSLKAMGSRVLLANTYHLLLRPGAEVFRKIGGIHKFMNWDFPVLTDSGGFQIFSLPNSRKMTEEGALFRSYVDGKMILLSPELSIDMQKAIGSDIMMVLDQCIPSTADYAKAKDAMEITHRWAKRSLDARGDSPQSIFGIVQGACFSDLRKESAKVLTQMPFDGFAIGGLAVGETKEERNDFCELSASLLPKNLPRYLMGVGTPIDLLEAVHRGVDMFDCTIPTELAQHGVAYTSAGKLQIHRTIYKFADSKLDENCDCPCCHNYSRSYLHHLIKTSEILGWHLIAQHNLNFYHRLMAEMRAKIFEGSFASYYARKKEELIRSDNVDPSLNKKRAPKAQRKRILGDYEIRENKEGKYWSVRQRSSGETMHSVNNPSEEAKSLYVVQTKLSEKLSGCNDSAEPESTNPFVIWDVGLGAATNSMAAIRCYEEIDSPVPMNMISFECDLDPFRLAMRNIGRFPHLFHTAPRSILEKGNWTSPSGTLGWDLVIGDFENTFLSQKIPDLVFYDPFSFKTDSKLWQPEFLKRLFLFFQDHSKNTMFVTYSASTAVRSSLLFAGFWVGKGKGSGPKSETTIAFTKRPENVEESTQLLGSDWLGRRERSHARFREEWDETKNRTWEETILCHPQFLFSP; encoded by the coding sequence ATGTCCCGTCTGAATTTTGTCCTCGAAGCAGAGGCTCCTCAAACAAGCGCCCGTGCGACAACCTTTACTACGTTACACGGGCAGGTTCAAACTCCGATTTTTATGCCGGTCGGAACACAAGCCACTGTAAGAGCGCAGACCGTCGACTCGCTCAAAGCGATGGGATCTCGTGTGCTCTTGGCGAATACGTATCATCTCTTGTTAAGACCCGGCGCGGAAGTCTTTCGCAAGATCGGAGGAATTCATAAGTTTATGAACTGGGATTTCCCCGTTCTCACGGATTCCGGTGGATTTCAAATCTTCAGTCTGCCAAATTCACGAAAGATGACCGAGGAAGGCGCTCTTTTTCGGAGTTACGTGGATGGAAAGATGATTCTTCTTTCGCCCGAACTGAGCATCGACATGCAGAAAGCGATCGGCTCGGATATCATGATGGTCTTGGATCAGTGCATTCCGTCTACGGCCGATTATGCGAAAGCAAAGGATGCGATGGAGATTACACATCGTTGGGCAAAGAGAAGTCTGGACGCAAGAGGGGATTCTCCCCAATCGATATTCGGGATCGTACAAGGCGCGTGCTTTTCGGATCTTCGGAAAGAAAGCGCGAAGGTCCTTACCCAAATGCCCTTTGACGGATTCGCGATCGGCGGATTGGCGGTAGGAGAAACGAAGGAAGAAAGAAACGACTTTTGTGAACTTTCAGCTTCTTTACTTCCTAAAAATCTGCCGCGTTACCTTATGGGAGTAGGAACTCCTATCGATCTTTTGGAAGCGGTTCATCGCGGAGTGGATATGTTCGATTGTACGATTCCGACGGAACTCGCACAACACGGCGTCGCGTACACGAGCGCGGGAAAGCTTCAGATTCACAGAACGATCTATAAGTTTGCGGATTCAAAGTTGGATGAGAATTGTGATTGTCCCTGTTGTCACAATTATTCCCGTTCTTATCTTCATCATCTGATCAAAACGAGCGAAATTTTGGGTTGGCATCTGATCGCTCAGCACAATCTGAATTTTTACCACCGCCTAATGGCGGAAATGCGAGCTAAAATCTTCGAAGGAAGTTTTGCATCCTATTACGCTCGCAAAAAAGAGGAACTGATTCGAAGCGATAACGTGGACCCTTCATTGAACAAAAAGAGGGCGCCGAAAGCGCAGAGAAAACGGATTCTCGGCGATTACGAGATTCGGGAAAATAAGGAAGGAAAGTATTGGAGCGTTCGCCAGAGAAGTTCCGGTGAAACAATGCATTCGGTCAACAATCCTTCCGAAGAAGCGAAGTCGCTCTATGTCGTTCAGACAAAACTTTCGGAGAAACTTTCCGGTTGTAACGACTCCGCAGAACCGGAATCTACAAACCCGTTTGTGATTTGGGATGTCGGTTTGGGGGCGGCCACGAATTCGATGGCGGCGATACGTTGTTACGAGGAGATCGATTCTCCCGTTCCGATGAATATGATCAGTTTTGAATGTGATTTGGATCCATTCCGTCTCGCGATGCGAAACATCGGTCGTTTTCCACATCTCTTTCATACCGCACCTCGTTCGATTCTTGAAAAAGGAAATTGGACTTCTCCTTCCGGGACGTTGGGTTGGGATTTGGTAATCGGAGATTTTGAAAATACGTTTTTGAGTCAAAAAATTCCCGACCTTGTCTTTTACGATCCTTTCTCTTTCAAAACGGATTCTAAGTTGTGGCAACCGGAATTTCTAAAACGACTCTTCCTATTTTTCCAAGATCATTCTAAAAATACGATGTTTGTCACCTATTCCGCTTCGACAGCCGTTCGCTCTTCGTTGCTCTTTGCGGGTTTTTGGGTGGGGAAGGGAAAAGGGAGCGGACCCAAATCTGAAACAACCATAGCTTTTACAAAGAGACCAGAGAACGTGGAAGAATCCACACAGCTTCTCGGATCGGACTGGCTTGGTAGAAGAGAAAGGAGTCACGCTCGTTTTCGAGAAGAATGGGATGAAACGAAAAATCGAACCTGGGAAGAGACGATTCTTTGCCATCCGCAATTTCTTTTTTCCCCTTGA
- the mgtA gene encoding magnesium-translocating P-type ATPase, with translation MQQNKEDTRNPLFNFWNLSPKDCLDHLETNALGLSESEAKERIFKFGANRLTKKKESGSIGLFFSQFKSPIILLLFFAAGLSIIVRDSTDAMIILGIVLISGVLGFWQELGAKNAVAKLIAMVQVKVSVYRDHSLKDVSLEDVVPGDILRLTAGDVIPADCLLLESKDLFVNEATLTGETYPAEKNIDTVPKDSGLSKRTNSLWMGTHVISGEAKAIVVRTGKDTEFGKISERLKLRPPENEFETGVRKFGFFLLHITLLLVIAIFVINVLLGRSVLDSFLFSLALAVGLTPQLLPAIISINLSHGAKKMAEKKVIVKRLTAIENFGNMNIICSDKTGTLTEGTVKMESAMDIFGNKNETVALYAFINASFETGFVNAIDESIRNDLQFEISEYKKEDEIPYDFIRKCLSIVVSHKDEHKMITKGALTNILSLCSFVQTDSNTKVPIDSVQEQILAKYEELSAKGYRILGLAVKDLGESSRINKLEEMNMIFLGLLSFYDPPKPNVNQTIAELNRLGVSLKVITGDNRFVAASLCSQIGLKNHRTLCGPELSAISDEALTQLVGNIDVFAEIEPNSKERIIIALKKAGNVVGYIGDGINDVSALHSADVGISVETAVDVAKNAADIVLLEKDLEVLVDGVQEGRVTFANTLKYVFMATSANFGNMFSMAGVSLFLPFLPLLPKQILLTNFLTDFPEMTIATDRVDLEMVSSPKRWDIVAIRKFMIVFGLVSSFFDYMTFGILQWVLQVSHEQFRTGWFIESVVSASLIVLVIRTRNPFYKSRPSKPLLFATLSVIAITLAIPYTPIAEIFGLVPLPLEFMGLLFGIILLYISVAEIAKRRFYKKVNI, from the coding sequence ATGCAACAAAACAAAGAAGATACGCGGAACCCTTTATTCAATTTTTGGAATTTATCACCTAAGGACTGTTTGGATCATTTGGAAACGAATGCTCTTGGTTTGTCCGAATCGGAAGCGAAGGAGAGAATTTTCAAGTTCGGCGCCAATCGACTGACCAAAAAAAAAGAATCCGGTTCGATCGGGTTATTTTTCTCCCAATTCAAAAGTCCGATCATCCTTCTTCTATTCTTTGCGGCTGGGCTTTCTATCATCGTGAGGGATTCTACGGATGCGATGATCATCCTGGGAATCGTTTTGATCAGCGGCGTTCTCGGTTTTTGGCAGGAACTCGGCGCAAAAAACGCGGTCGCAAAATTGATCGCAATGGTTCAGGTGAAGGTTTCCGTTTACAGGGACCATTCTTTGAAGGATGTTTCCTTAGAGGACGTCGTTCCGGGAGACATTTTGCGACTCACTGCGGGCGACGTGATTCCTGCCGATTGTCTTCTTCTTGAATCCAAAGACCTCTTTGTAAACGAAGCAACGCTTACCGGAGAAACGTATCCCGCCGAAAAAAATATCGATACAGTTCCGAAAGATTCGGGTCTTTCTAAGAGAACCAATTCGCTTTGGATGGGAACGCACGTCATCAGCGGGGAAGCGAAGGCAATCGTCGTACGGACGGGAAAGGATACAGAGTTCGGAAAAATCTCGGAACGATTGAAACTTCGTCCTCCTGAGAATGAATTCGAAACAGGAGTTCGTAAGTTCGGTTTTTTTCTTCTTCACATCACTCTCCTTTTGGTGATCGCAATTTTTGTGATCAACGTATTGCTTGGTCGTTCCGTGTTGGATTCCTTTCTTTTCTCTCTTGCATTGGCGGTGGGTCTTACGCCGCAACTTCTTCCGGCTATCATCAGCATCAATCTTTCTCACGGTGCGAAAAAAATGGCGGAGAAAAAGGTCATTGTAAAACGACTGACCGCGATCGAAAATTTCGGAAACATGAATATCATCTGTTCGGATAAAACGGGAACACTTACGGAAGGGACCGTAAAGATGGAATCCGCAATGGACATTTTCGGAAACAAAAACGAAACTGTCGCGTTATACGCCTTTATAAACGCTTCTTTTGAAACCGGTTTTGTCAACGCAATTGACGAGTCGATTCGAAACGATCTTCAGTTTGAAATTTCAGAATATAAAAAAGAGGACGAAATCCCTTACGATTTTATTCGAAAGTGTCTGAGCATCGTGGTCTCCCATAAAGATGAACACAAAATGATCACAAAGGGTGCTCTGACGAACATACTTTCTCTTTGCAGTTTTGTACAAACCGATTCCAATACAAAAGTTCCTATCGATTCCGTTCAGGAACAGATCCTCGCAAAATACGAAGAGTTGAGTGCCAAAGGTTATCGTATTCTCGGATTGGCTGTGAAAGATTTGGGCGAATCCTCGAGGATCAATAAATTAGAAGAAATGAATATGATTTTCTTAGGACTTCTTTCTTTTTACGATCCGCCTAAGCCGAACGTAAATCAGACGATTGCAGAATTGAACAGACTCGGTGTTTCACTTAAGGTGATTACAGGAGACAATCGTTTTGTCGCAGCGAGTCTTTGTTCTCAAATCGGTTTAAAAAATCATAGAACTCTTTGTGGACCCGAGTTGAGCGCGATTAGCGATGAAGCTTTGACGCAACTCGTGGGAAATATTGACGTGTTCGCGGAGATTGAACCGAACAGTAAGGAAAGAATCATCATCGCGCTCAAAAAAGCGGGGAACGTTGTCGGATATATCGGGGATGGGATCAACGACGTATCCGCACTTCACTCGGCCGACGTCGGAATTTCGGTGGAAACTGCTGTCGACGTCGCAAAGAATGCCGCCGATATCGTTCTTCTAGAAAAAGATTTGGAAGTTTTGGTGGATGGAGTACAAGAAGGAAGGGTTACGTTTGCCAATACGTTAAAATATGTTTTTATGGCGACAAGCGCAAACTTTGGAAATATGTTTAGTATGGCCGGGGTTTCTCTTTTTCTTCCTTTTTTACCGCTCCTGCCGAAACAAATCTTACTAACTAATTTTTTGACGGATTTTCCGGAGATGACGATCGCGACTGACCGAGTTGATCTTGAGATGGTATCCAGTCCGAAGCGCTGGGACATCGTCGCGATTCGAAAGTTTATGATCGTTTTTGGACTCGTAAGTTCGTTTTTCGATTATATGACGTTTGGAATTTTGCAGTGGGTTTTGCAGGTAAGTCACGAGCAATTTCGAACCGGATGGTTTATCGAATCCGTCGTTTCGGCGTCTCTGATTGTACTTGTGATTCGAACCAGAAATCCATTCTATAAAAGTAGACCGAGCAAACCTCTTTTGTTCGCAACCCTAAGCGTAATTGCGATCACTTTAGCGATTCCTTATACTCCAATCGCAGAGATTTTCGGATTGGTTCCCTTACCTCTAGAATTCATGGGACTTTTGTTCGGAATCATTCTTCTTTATATCAGTGTCGCGGAAATCGCAAAACGTCGCTTTTACAAAAAGGTAAACATCTAA
- a CDS encoding ion transporter, translating into MQVDKFILRNILKTLVEYAVIIVFGLWIVYLDEIEFSGVDIKYLIVFLAGSKSVYFFVKGFRKISEFSALDLRYYEFLIFIAVNISIIIVSFGLDYFCIYRVDPTSFSGLPNGATVFVLAFKFFYFSLMIFTNIGIIKMIPESAETEVIVIFEAILSFITIIFVLSDFLSLKESLGRRRTDSKNSD; encoded by the coding sequence ATGCAAGTCGATAAGTTTATTCTCAGAAATATTTTAAAAACACTCGTTGAATACGCGGTAATCATTGTTTTCGGACTTTGGATCGTTTATCTGGATGAAATCGAATTCTCCGGGGTGGACATCAAGTATTTGATCGTATTCTTGGCGGGAAGCAAATCCGTCTACTTTTTCGTAAAGGGTTTCCGCAAGATTTCAGAATTCTCAGCGCTAGATTTAAGGTATTATGAATTCCTAATATTCATCGCGGTGAATATCAGTATCATTATCGTATCCTTCGGTCTGGATTATTTTTGTATTTATCGAGTGGATCCGACTTCATTTTCAGGGCTTCCGAATGGAGCCACGGTATTCGTGCTTGCGTTTAAATTTTTTTACTTCAGTCTGATGATCTTTACGAATATCGGAATCATCAAAATGATCCCAGAAAGTGCGGAAACGGAGGTGATCGTGATTTTCGAGGCGATTTTATCTTTTATCACGATCATTTTTGTTCTTTCCGATTTTTTAAGTCTAAAGGAATCCTTAGGACGGAGAAGAACCGATTCTAAGAATTCCGATTGA
- a CDS encoding HdeD family acid-resistance protein has product MSIFKDTKHWWLHILVGLIWIATGAFTVFFPRQSYLGLALLFSVILAVTGVAQIVFAFYNRKSPGILGWNLVLGIVDLVVGTILVLHPEITVVTLPFIFGFLLIFRASSLISFSMEIRVYKSYPWGWTLALGIATLLFAIGILFFPVIGIFTILIWTGTGFLISGIGNVYLGWKEWEEERRNKES; this is encoded by the coding sequence ATGAGCATCTTCAAAGACACAAAACACTGGTGGCTCCACATTCTGGTAGGTTTGATTTGGATTGCCACCGGCGCTTTTACCGTTTTTTTCCCAAGGCAAAGTTATCTGGGACTCGCCCTTTTATTCTCCGTGATTCTCGCGGTGACCGGCGTCGCTCAGATTGTTTTCGCGTTCTACAACCGAAAGAGTCCCGGTATTCTGGGTTGGAATCTTGTATTAGGAATCGTTGATTTAGTTGTTGGAACGATCTTGGTTTTACATCCGGAGATTACGGTAGTCACTCTTCCCTTTATCTTCGGTTTTTTATTGATCTTTCGGGCTTCCTCACTGATTTCCTTTTCCATGGAGATTCGTGTATACAAATCCTATCCTTGGGGTTGGACCTTGGCTCTTGGAATCGCCACATTGCTCTTCGCAATTGGGATTCTTTTCTTTCCTGTGATAGGAATTTTTACGATTCTAATCTGGACAGGAACCGGTTTTCTCATTTCCGGAATCGGAAACGTTTATCTCGGCTGGAAGGAATGGGAAGAAGAAAGGCGCAACAAGGAATCGTAA
- a CDS encoding YgaP family membrane protein, which yields MKTNEGNIDRIARVVAGLALIVFGFTIQGGVGIGISVFGLIPVVTGAIGWCPLYTLLGINTCGVKK from the coding sequence ATGAAAACAAATGAAGGAAATATAGATCGAATCGCAAGAGTTGTCGCCGGTCTTGCTCTCATCGTTTTCGGATTCACGATTCAGGGTGGAGTGGGAATCGGTATTTCCGTTTTCGGATTGATTCCGGTTGTTACAGGAGCGATCGGTTGGTGTCCTCTGTATACTCTTTTGGGTATCAATACCTGCGGGGTAAAAAAATAA
- the lvrA gene encoding hybrid histidine kinase/response regulator LvrA, producing MNEIDLDNNDFRLLFESLPGLYLILLPDFRITAVSDLYLQATNTKREEILGKNLFEVFPDNPSDPHATGARNLRESILSVLQEKESNTMAVQKYDVKRPESKGGGFEEKYWSPANFPVFNSDGEIIYIVHKAEDVTEFVRLKNLGSEKDKITEDLRNLTASMETEIYQRAQEIQNSNKKLTLVNEDLTRREEELKEVYQKLLEFDELKTHFFANVSHELRTPLTLILGPTRSLLKQENISPPQRNLLETIERNAYTLLKQVNDLLDISKLEAGRMALRYSKVDLSKTISNITAHFDSVAKERNLKFLTILPDHCVITIDVSKVERIILNLIANAFKFVPDSGTIRCELEKEDSYVSIRVEDSGPGIPESMREVIFEKFRQGEEGDSRTFGGTGLGLAIVKEFVHLHSGTVVASVSSLGGALFEVRLPILEKPDSEIKKSAENEDLTPALLSALSDFKKLNGENKEERSLIANKRSVLIVEDNPEMRRYISESLTPEFQILFATNGKEGLEKALLEKPDVIVTDIMMPIMSGDKMVRAIREYEELNSISIIFLSAKADMDARIQLLGEGAQDYLIKPFAPEELLIRVRNFIRLKKTIETLETANADMQAFSYSVSHDLRAPIRNIEGFLNILREDFEDKLDPEALRVLDIIRKSVVLMNSLIQDLLDFHKVSHTELNTRAVDMNSLVREVISNLTQERPEQNHCSIHVDSLMDAWGDGAALKQVWVNLISNAIKYSSKSDNPEVYIGCREEGEWNTFFVKDNGVGFDKKYANRLFKVFQRLHLQEEFEGTGVGLAIVARIIQRHGGKVFAEGNLGSGSIFSFTLPKIVAN from the coding sequence ATGAATGAGATCGACTTAGACAACAACGACTTTCGTCTATTATTTGAGTCCTTACCAGGACTTTACCTCATTCTACTTCCCGATTTTCGGATCACTGCGGTCAGCGATCTGTATTTGCAGGCAACAAATACCAAAAGGGAAGAAATCCTTGGAAAAAATCTCTTCGAAGTTTTTCCGGACAATCCCTCGGATCCTCATGCAACCGGTGCTAGAAATCTAAGAGAATCGATTCTTTCCGTCCTTCAAGAGAAAGAAAGTAATACAATGGCGGTCCAAAAATACGACGTCAAACGCCCTGAATCCAAAGGCGGCGGCTTTGAAGAAAAATATTGGAGCCCTGCCAATTTTCCGGTTTTTAATTCCGATGGGGAAATCATCTACATCGTCCATAAGGCGGAGGATGTTACGGAATTTGTTCGGTTGAAGAATCTGGGGAGCGAGAAAGACAAGATCACCGAGGATTTGAGAAATCTAACGGCTTCGATGGAAACCGAAATCTACCAAAGGGCACAAGAAATTCAAAATTCCAATAAAAAGCTAACATTGGTAAACGAGGATCTAACTCGAAGGGAGGAAGAATTAAAAGAAGTCTATCAAAAGCTCCTGGAATTTGACGAACTCAAGACCCATTTTTTTGCCAATGTTAGCCATGAACTCAGGACACCTCTCACATTGATTCTTGGACCGACTCGTTCTTTGCTCAAACAAGAGAACATTTCACCTCCTCAAAGAAATTTATTGGAAACGATCGAGAGAAACGCTTATACATTACTCAAACAAGTAAATGACCTATTAGATATTTCTAAATTAGAAGCGGGAAGAATGGCGCTCCGTTATTCTAAGGTAGATCTTTCGAAAACGATTTCGAATATCACCGCCCATTTCGATTCGGTCGCGAAGGAAAGAAATCTAAAATTCTTAACGATTCTTCCGGATCATTGCGTCATTACGATCGACGTATCCAAAGTAGAAAGAATCATTCTGAATTTAATTGCGAACGCGTTTAAATTTGTGCCCGATTCCGGTACGATCCGTTGTGAGTTGGAAAAGGAAGATTCGTATGTTTCCATTCGTGTGGAGGATAGCGGTCCAGGAATTCCCGAATCGATGCGTGAAGTGATTTTTGAAAAATTTAGACAGGGTGAAGAAGGGGATTCTCGAACCTTTGGGGGAACCGGATTAGGTCTCGCGATCGTAAAAGAATTTGTTCATCTTCATTCTGGGACGGTTGTCGCGTCTGTTTCCTCTTTGGGTGGAGCCTTGTTTGAAGTTCGACTTCCAATCTTGGAGAAACCGGACTCTGAAATCAAAAAGAGCGCGGAAAACGAGGATCTCACGCCGGCTTTGTTGAGTGCGTTATCCGATTTCAAAAAATTGAACGGCGAGAATAAGGAAGAGCGAAGCCTTATTGCAAACAAACGAAGCGTTTTGATCGTAGAGGACAATCCCGAGATGAGGCGATATATTTCTGAATCTCTGACGCCGGAATTTCAAATCCTCTTCGCGACGAACGGTAAGGAAGGTTTGGAAAAGGCTCTTCTAGAGAAACCGGATGTCATCGTAACCGATATCATGATGCCTATCATGAGCGGAGACAAGATGGTAAGAGCGATTCGAGAATATGAAGAATTGAATTCGATTTCCATCATATTCTTAAGCGCCAAAGCGGACATGGACGCAAGGATCCAACTTCTGGGAGAAGGAGCGCAGGATTACCTTATCAAACCTTTTGCACCCGAAGAACTTCTGATTCGTGTCCGAAATTTTATTCGATTAAAGAAAACGATCGAAACTCTCGAAACCGCGAACGCGGATATGCAGGCGTTTAGCTATTCCGTTTCCCATGATCTTCGCGCACCGATTCGAAATATTGAAGGTTTTTTAAATATACTCCGGGAAGATTTCGAAGATAAATTGGACCCGGAAGCGCTTCGAGTTCTTGATATCATTCGAAAAAGTGTGGTCCTTATGAACAGCCTGATTCAAGACCTTCTTGATTTCCACAAAGTAAGTCACACCGAGCTCAATACAAGGGCTGTCGATATGAACTCACTTGTCAGAGAGGTTATATCGAATCTTACGCAGGAAAGACCGGAACAAAATCATTGTTCTATTCATGTCGATTCTCTTATGGACGCTTGGGGTGACGGAGCGGCCCTAAAACAGGTTTGGGTAAATTTGATCTCGAACGCGATCAAATACTCTTCTAAGAGCGATAATCCGGAGGTTTATATAGGATGCAGGGAAGAGGGAGAATGGAACACTTTTTTTGTAAAAGACAACGGGGTCGGATTCGACAAAAAATATGCCAACCGACTTTTTAAAGTATTTCAAAGATTGCATTTGCAGGAAGAGTTCGAGGGAACGGGGGTCGGTCTCGCGATTGTTGCCCGGATAATACAACGTCACGGAGGAAAGGTCTTCGCGGAAGGAAACCTTGGGAGCGGTTCGATATTTTCTTTTACACTTCCTAAAATCGTAGCAAACTAG
- the lvrB gene encoding hybrid histidine kinase/response regulator LvrB — translation MKWRFLFLEDSLLDLELIQRQLRKAKIDFESIHVSDSEGFSHAILKDKPDLILSDFSLPKYDGFSALMAAKNMCPETPFIFVSGTYGEEAAIQTLTMGATDYVLKDKIEKLLPAVQRALHELEDHELRRKAEKEKYKLEEQLRQSQKLEAMGLMAGTLAHEINNPLLAISEYAALIAKEELDEKKIKALAAKIRDESARISTIMKDLLRFSREEKGNFYPVDVSEVIAKIQSISQQIFKMNKIEVRWENIEPGNIIYCRLGQILQILLNLINNSVDSLNERFPDYDDRKRIRISVFLQELQGRMFAQFEVEDFGMGVPIEIQNYIFKTFFTTKSSDKGTGLGLSVSLGIAEEHGGTLSFKSIPGENTCFYLNIPLAKTIHESS, via the coding sequence ATGAAATGGAGATTTCTCTTTTTAGAAGATTCTCTTTTGGATTTGGAGTTGATTCAGAGACAACTTAGGAAGGCGAAAATCGATTTTGAATCGATTCACGTCAGCGATTCCGAGGGGTTTTCGCACGCGATTCTAAAGGACAAACCCGATCTGATTCTATCGGATTTTAGTCTACCGAAATACGACGGCTTCTCCGCGCTTATGGCCGCAAAGAATATGTGTCCGGAAACTCCGTTTATTTTCGTTTCCGGCACTTACGGAGAGGAGGCCGCGATTCAAACCTTAACAATGGGAGCGACGGATTATGTTCTAAAAGACAAAATCGAAAAATTATTGCCTGCCGTACAAAGAGCGCTTCATGAATTGGAAGATCATGAACTTCGAAGAAAGGCGGAAAAAGAGAAATACAAATTGGAAGAACAACTCAGGCAAAGTCAAAAATTGGAAGCGATGGGACTTATGGCTGGAACTCTTGCACATGAAATCAACAATCCACTCCTTGCGATATCCGAGTATGCCGCATTGATCGCCAAAGAGGAGTTAGATGAAAAAAAAATAAAAGCGCTCGCGGCAAAAATTCGGGACGAGAGCGCCCGGATTTCCACTATCATGAAGGATCTTCTTCGATTCTCCCGAGAGGAGAAAGGGAATTTTTATCCTGTGGACGTATCCGAGGTGATAGCGAAGATTCAATCCATTTCACAACAAATATTCAAGATGAATAAGATAGAAGTTCGCTGGGAAAATATCGAACCGGGAAACATTATTTATTGTAGGTTGGGCCAGATTCTTCAGATACTTCTCAACCTCATCAACAATTCCGTGGACAGTCTGAACGAAAGATTTCCTGACTATGACGATAGAAAGAGAATCCGGATTTCCGTGTTCTTACAAGAATTACAGGGAAGAATGTTCGCTCAGTTTGAAGTTGAAGATTTTGGAATGGGAGTTCCGATAGAAATTCAAAATTATATCTTTAAGACTTTTTTTACTACGAAGTCTTCGGACAAAGGAACCGGGCTCGGCTTATCCGTAAGTTTGGGAATCGCCGAGGAACACGGAGGAACTCTTTCATTCAAAAGTATTCCCGGCGAAAATACTTGCTTTTATTTGAATATTCCTCTTGCAAAAACGATACACGAATCAAGTTAA
- the fbp gene encoding class 1 fructose-bisphosphatase — MSVHPTQTLSLSQYLIEEQLKLPQATGDFTALMSHLVYAAKIVSREVRKAGLLENILGSTEVVNVQGETQMKLDEYADKVFNHTLTRCGHLCILGSEEHEETVPVPNGYKIGKYTIAIDPLDGSSNIDANVSIGTIFSVHLRKSPGGTPGTLGDLLQQGSKQRAAGYVLYGSSTMLVLCTGKGVSGFTLDPSCGEFILSHPDMQMPETGGIYSINEGNYNYWSDEVKNYIRDIKSIEGGKKPQSGRYIGSLVADFHRNLLKGGIFLYPNDTKSTKYPNGKLRLLYEAAPMAFIAEQAGGVAVTVYGERILDLTPEELHQRTTLVVGSKKEVEHFLKFAPKKP; from the coding sequence ATGTCTGTCCACCCTACACAAACATTGAGTCTTTCCCAATATCTAATCGAGGAACAACTCAAGTTACCCCAAGCCACCGGGGATTTTACGGCTCTGATGAGCCATTTGGTTTATGCGGCGAAGATCGTATCCAGAGAGGTTCGTAAAGCCGGACTTTTAGAAAATATTCTCGGTTCTACGGAAGTGGTAAACGTTCAGGGTGAAACCCAAATGAAACTCGACGAATACGCGGATAAGGTGTTTAATCATACGCTAACGCGTTGCGGCCATCTTTGTATTCTTGGAAGTGAAGAACACGAAGAGACCGTTCCCGTTCCCAATGGCTACAAGATCGGAAAATACACGATCGCGATCGATCCTCTCGACGGATCTTCCAATATCGATGCGAACGTATCTATCGGAACGATCTTCTCCGTACATTTGAGAAAAAGTCCGGGAGGAACTCCGGGAACGTTAGGCGATCTTTTGCAACAAGGTTCCAAACAGCGAGCGGCCGGCTACGTTCTTTACGGTTCTTCGACGATGCTCGTCCTCTGCACAGGCAAGGGAGTTTCCGGTTTTACTTTGGATCCTTCCTGTGGAGAATTCATCCTTTCTCATCCGGATATGCAAATGCCCGAGACCGGGGGAATCTATTCCATCAATGAAGGGAACTATAACTACTGGTCCGATGAAGTTAAGAATTATATCCGAGATATCAAATCGATCGAAGGCGGAAAAAAACCTCAATCGGGACGATATATCGGTTCCTTAGTTGCCGACTTTCACAGAAACCTTTTGAAAGGTGGAATCTTTCTTTATCCGAACGATACGAAATCCACTAAATATCCGAACGGAAAATTGAGACTTCTCTACGAAGCGGCACCGATGGCGTTCATCGCCGAACAGGCGGGTGGAGTTGCAGTTACCGTTTATGGAGAAAGAATTCTGGATTTAACCCCGGAAGAATTACACCAACGCACAACTTTGGTAGTAGGAAGCAAAAAGGAAGTGGAACACTTCTTGAAATTTGCACCGAAGAAACCGTAA
- the rpsU gene encoding 30S ribosomal protein S21, whose amino-acid sequence MVGIIVKDGESIESALKRFKRDCANAGIMSEIKRREYFEKPSIKKKKAIESAKRKAEKKKRLFSKKDKA is encoded by the coding sequence ATGGTAGGAATCATTGTTAAAGACGGAGAGTCGATCGAATCGGCTTTGAAACGTTTCAAACGCGACTGCGCGAACGCTGGAATCATGAGCGAAATCAAACGCAGAGAATACTTCGAAAAACCGAGTATCAAAAAGAAAAAAGCGATCGAATCCGCAAAAAGAAAAGCCGAGAAGAAAAAACGCCTTTTCTCTAAAAAAGACAAAGCCTAA